In a single window of the Globicephala melas chromosome 10, mGloMel1.2, whole genome shotgun sequence genome:
- the RAB3IP gene encoding rab-3A-interacting protein isoform X4: MVREANVKQATAEKQLKEAQGKIDVLQAEVAALKTLVLSSSPTSPTQEPLPGGKTHFKKGHTRNKSTSSAMSGSHQDLSVIQPIVKDCKEADLSLYNEFRSWKDEPIMDRTCPFLDKIYQEDIFPCLTFSKSELASAVLEAVENNTLSIEPVGLQPIRFVKASAVECGGPKKCALTGQSKSCKHRIKLGDSSNYYYISPFCRYRITSVCNFFTYIRYIQQGLVKQQDVDQMFWEVMQLRKEMSLAKLGYFKEEL, translated from the exons ATGGTGAGAGAAGCAAATGTCAAGCAGGCAACAgcagaaaaacagctaaaagaAGCACAAGGAAAA ATTGATGTACTTCAAGCTGAAGTAGCTGCATTGAAGACACTTGTATTGTCCAGTTCTCCAACATCACCTACACAAGAGCCTCTGCCAGGTGgaaagacacattttaaaaaggggCATACAAGAAATAAAAGTACAAGCAGTGCTATGAGTGGCAGTCATCAGGACCTCAGTGTGATACAGCCAATTGTAAAAGACTGCAAAGAG GCTGACTTATCCCTGTATAATGAATTCAGATCTTGGAAGGATGAGCCCATAATGGACAGAACATGTCCTTTCTTAGACAAAATCTATCAGGaagatatttttccatgtttaacCTTCTCAAAAAGTGAG tTGGCTTCGGCTGTTCTGGAGGCTGTGGAAAACAATACTCTAAGCATTGAACCAGTGGGACTACAACCTATTCGATTTGTGAAAGCGTCTGCAGTTGAATGTGGAGGACCAAA aaaATGTGCTCTCACAGGTCAGAGTAAGTCCTGTAAACACAGAATTAAATTAGGGGACTCaagcaattattattatatttctcctttttgcagaTACAGG ATCACTTCTGTATGTAACTTTTTCACGTATATTCGATATATTCAACAGGGACTTGTGAAACAGCAGGATG TTGATCAAATGTTTTGGGAAGTTATGCAGTTGAGAAAAGAGATGTCATTGGCAAAGCTGGGATATTTCAAAGAGGAACTGTGA